Genomic segment of Triticum urartu cultivar G1812 unplaced genomic scaffold, Tu2.1 TuUngrouped_contig_6468, whole genome shotgun sequence:
CGCGCGCTGTGATAGATGGATAGATCTGCTCGATTCGATTCGCCTTGGCGCGTTTGATTTCGAGACTGTCGCATGAACTGCTTGTATTGGTTCTGGACTAGTTTTGCTTGTCCTTGCTGTTGCATGATGAACTCGATTATTTCTCTCGCCCGTATGCGGTCGCATCTCTGGCTCGACCGCGCGCTGCGATAGATGGATCGATCTGCTCGGTCTCGTATTTAAGCATGTCGCCTGAACTCGAGTACCTAGATCTGCTCGATTCGATTCGCCTTTGCGCCCTGCTTGGTTTGGTTTCTGTATATGTCTGTTGGGCTAAACTAGTTTTGCGAATCCTTACCGAATTATCACTGTAATCTGCAAGTTAATCATCTAGGTTAGAGATGCATAACATGCTATTGTCAGCAAATTGGAGATGCAAAAAGTGCCCATCGTCTAATGGTAAAGACACAAGGCCTCCTTGCGGGGCCTTCTCATATAGGTTCGATTCCTATTGGGTGCTTCTGCAGACGACCCCCCTGCATCTCCAATTTGTCCTGACCCTGAATTGCCTTGTTAAGTAAGTGCCTTGCATGCTAATCTCGCCCTTTCGGATTAGATCATGCTTGGCCACTTGACAAGGCATTCTGGTCTGTAGGTTTATTGAAATCTTCTGTTAAGAATCGTTTGGATGTAGGTCTATTTTTACCTGTTAGTCAGATTTAGTTTTGCATGCCTTATCTGATGAATATGAATAATTTCAGTTACTTTTCCAGTGTTTAGTTTGAAGTCTATGAAATTGCAGTTTCATGGCTAGCCTTGCTTGCCTGTCAACTGTTGTCTGATAGGCCATTGTTTTTATGGTTTAGATTTGTTATTGCTCCAAATTATTACTATATCGTTCAATCATTTGCTATTTGAAGTTTAAACTGTAGCATTGAATTATTTGAACTCGTTTAACCACCCCTAATTTGGTCCATGCAGGTAGTTCGTAGCTCCAGCAGCCATGGGCAAGGAGAAGATCCACATCAGCATTGTGGTCATTGGCCATGTCGACTCTGGCAAGTCAACCACGACTGGCCACCTCATCTACAAGCTTGGAGGCATTGACAAGCGTGTGATCGAGAGGTTCGAGAAGGAAGCCGCTGAGATGAACAAGAGGTCTTTCAAGTACGCCTGGGTGCTTGACAAGCTCAAGGCTGAGCGTGAGAGAGGTATCACCATTGATATTGCTCTGTGGAAGTTCGAGACCACCAAGTACTCGTGCACTGTCATCGATGCTCCTGGTCACCGTGATTTCATCAAGAACATGATCACTGGTACCTCCCAGGCTGATTGTGCTGTGCTTATCATTGACTCCACCACTGGTGGTTTTGAGGCTGGTATCTCCAAGGATGGCCAGACCCGTGAGCACGCTCTCCTTGCTTTCACTCTTGGTGTGAAGCAGATGATCTGCTGCTGCAACAAGGTATACTTGCTATTCAACTTCCAATGGTGATTTTTATGAGTGACCATATTATTTGTTCACTAGTCAATGTCAATGTTCATTAGTACAGAAACATACTCTTAAATGATTTACATCTGTCTAATTCTATTTGTTTTGTGATAAATGTTTGTTCATTTTGTTTTTCCTTAAATTACAAATGTattccctccgtaaactaatctAAGTGCATTTAGAATACTAAAGTaatgatctaaacactcttatattagtttacagaggaaGTACTATTTTGCTATATGCTTTATCTCTCTAGGGTCAGAATTACCTACTAAATGTCCAGGTTCATTAGTAGCACTTAATTGCCTCTAATTGATTAACTCTGGTCATTTTGCTAATATTAGGTGATTAATAACTTCCATCATCTATGTTACTGACTTTATTATATATCATGATTGATGCAACTGTTTGTCTGCTTGTTATCTCTTATTCCAGTACATGACTACACATTTATGATGTTTCTCATTTTTGTGTTTGTTTGCATCGTTACCTTTTAATTATTCTGTTTATCTGATCGGATTGCTCTTATGATCTGTTccagatggatgccaccactccCAAGTACTCGAAGGCCCGTTACGATGAAATTGTCAAGGAAGTCTCTTCATACCTGAAGAAGGTCGGTTACAACCCTGACAAGGTTCCCTTTGTCCCCATCTCTGGGTTTGAGGGTGACAACATGATCGAGAGGTCCTCCAACCTTGACTGGTACAAGGGCCCAACCCTGCTTGAGGCGCTTGACCAGATCAATGAGCCCAAGAGGCCCTCCGACAAGCCCCTGCGTCTTCCCCTTCAGGACGTGTACAAGATTGGCGGCATTGGAACTGTGCCAGTGGGGCGTGTTGAGACTGGAGTCATCAAGCCAGGCATGGTTGTCACCTTTGGTCCTACTGGCCTGACCACTGAGGTGAAGTCTGTGGAGATGCACCATGAGTCTCTCCTGGAGGCGCTTCCTGGTGATAATGTCGGCTTCAACGTCAAGAATGTGGCTGTCAAGGATCTCAAGCGTGGGTACGTGGCCTCTAACTCCAAGGACGACCCTGCCAAGGAGGCTGCCAACTTCACCGCCCAGGTCATCATCATGAACCACCCCGGCCAGATCAGCAACGGCTACGCCCCGGTGCTGGACTGCCACACGTCCCACATCGCTGTCAAGTTCGCTGAGATCCAGACCAAGATCGACCGGCGGTCTGGCAAGGAGATTGAGGCGGCGCCCAAGTTCCTCAAGAACGGTGATGCCGGGTTCGTCAAGATGATCCCCACCAAGCCCATGGTGGTGGAGACCTTTGCCCAGTACCCTCCCCTGGGCCGCTTTGCTGTGCGTGACATGAGGCAGACGGTCGCCGTTGGCGTGATCAAGAGCGTGGAGAAGAAGGATCCGACCGGCGCCAAGGTGACCAAGGCTGCGGCCAAGAAGAAATGAGATGGTGTCGGGCGGTGGTGTTGTTGGTGGTTCTTTACCACATCTATGGTGGTGGTGGCGGTATACGGTGGTGGTGATAGTCGTGTTAGCGGATTTGCGACAAGCTTTGGTTATTTGTGTCGAGCAGTGTTCGAACTGCTTATTACTGTGGTCATAGTATCGTTCGGTTGTGTTGGTGAAACTTCGTCAGATAAAGTTGCTATTTTATATTTGAGTGATATTTGGAGTCGTTTTATATCTGCTGCCTGTAGCATATTTGATAATGGTTTTTGTGTTGCAAAGTGGATTTTTTTTCTGTCACTAACTACTCCGTAGTGATATACCATTGTATCACTGCTTtcgtgatctaaacgctcttatagtACTTTACAGAGGGAGTGCTGATGCTGAAACTTGGCTGTGCTGAAAATTTATTATCAAACTCAGACAGATTGTTGCAGCAGCTGCTTTATTTTTCAAGGTTGCATCTGAGAAAATCTGCACTCCAATCCCTGTCTGGCCATAGCACGTCGATGGTATACAATACTGACCTTTCATACTTTATTCAAGAGTACTCACTCTGTTCCTAAATTTAAGTCTTTTTATAGATTTCATTCACTACGGACTACacatggagcaaaatgagtgaatcttaCACTCTAAAGTATGTCTGTATATACATCTATACGTAGTCCgcatcgaaatctaagaaatacttatatttaggaacgtgGCTTCATCAAAAGATTAGTGACAAGAAGATGAGGAGATTTTTTCTTAGTTATACGTATATCTGTAGTCCCCATAACAAATTATGAGTCAACATTTTAAAAATTATGTTACTGGTAGTGTGTG
This window contains:
- the LOC125530658 gene encoding elongation factor 1-alpha yields the protein MGKEKIHISIVVIGHVDSGKSTTTGHLIYKLGGIDKRVIERFEKEAAEMNKRSFKYAWVLDKLKAERERGITIDIALWKFETTKYSCTVIDAPGHRDFIKNMITGTSQADCAVLIIDSTTGGFEAGISKDGQTREHALLAFTLGVKQMICCCNKMDATTPKYSKARYDEIVKEVSSYLKKVGYNPDKVPFVPISGFEGDNMIERSSNLDWYKGPTLLEALDQINEPKRPSDKPLRLPLQDVYKIGGIGTVPVGRVETGVIKPGMVVTFGPTGLTTEVKSVEMHHESLLEALPGDNVGFNVKNVAVKDLKRGYVASNSKDDPAKEAANFTAQVIIMNHPGQISNGYAPVLDCHTSHIAVKFAEIQTKIDRRSGKEIEAAPKFLKNGDAGFVKMIPTKPMVVETFAQYPPLGRFAVRDMRQTVAVGVIKSVEKKDPTGAKVTKAAAKKK